The Onthophagus taurus isolate NC chromosome 2, IU_Otau_3.0, whole genome shotgun sequence genome includes a window with the following:
- the LOC139432706 gene encoding uncharacterized protein, whose amino-acid sequence MANYLKAKPTIDVPPSTSSAVRSILQPSERLPQPLLGDNGLEVGPQRQAPPPAMANCSKAKSTIDVPPSTSSTSAVRSILQPSKHLPQPLSGDNRSKLCDLCGISFMNHMALESHLRMNHTIEVEKGVEKIATCYKDRVASYKISGDRDGDDDDISTYLARTRNTVGNIITSYMNLNGSVKVQLELLSIFIKTTINENGDETVTASEKNFNTKFEVITQFADFIETYDEMVASINHQAEEFQERGSGWAFFSISYLLLNINKFQPIPGSSYIPLPESIATKKACINIKNYDDNACLAWSLVSHLRPVESNRNLTSSYPHFSTVLNLKDINFPVHLKDIPKIEQLNNLSINIYELVKSSKEYVVEGPIYFTKNRRDTHINLLYLYENGHGHYVLIVNLSRLISKQVYNHSHSVHLCDGCLTRFSTQKLLNDHQLHDCNHIKTILPSKNVRSRPNFLGSYTPENILQFNNYKNTQNVPFVIYADFESILKPVEFCEPSTSTSFTEAVDIHMPYSFAYYIVSTSDVKYYKFETYTGLDCGKVFVSKLIEDVKFIYNEYLKCIKPMLPLTAEEELKFNSASLCHICKSPFDGFNQNKVYDHCHITGRCRGAAHSTCNLNFKLPNFIPIFLHNFSGYDSHLFVKELADIDSEGGIDVLPNNKEKYISFSKNVLVDRVKKQHKDDFENVYMKMRFVDSFRFMASSLDSLASNLVDDDFIHVKKFFVRHEQFKLLTRKGIFPYQYIDSIDRLGETSLPSKDAFMNKLSFDGISEDEYNHAQTVWRTFGCQNLREYSDLYLKTDVLLLADIFEKFRQVCFSTYGLDPAHYYTAPGLSWDAMLKFTQIKLELLTDIDQVHFIKKGIRGGISFCGHRHAKGNNKYMADGTFNTDLPSNYLMYWDANNLYGWAMSQYMPVNEFVWLDAAQIGSFEFRNVSDTSDYGYILDVDIEYPRELHDLHNDLPFLAENICPPNSKSVSDKRLIPNLFNKKNYVIHYRNLNHAVAHGLIVRKINRILSFKQSAWLKPYIDVNTHLRQTAKNSFEKDFFKLMNNAVFGKTMENVDKRVDVRLVTSWEDIGKRTGRPKLGARSLIAKLNFKNIKIFTETFSAIQMEHLHVVYDKPLYVGFAVLEISKLLMYQFYYDFLKPKFGSEIQLCYMDTDSFTVSITTDDVYAFVKDNLERFDTSNYLPDNEFSIPLQNKAVLGLMKDENSGRIMSEFIGLRSKLYANRVCSGRITKKAKGVKKAVVKRKITFEHYLECLTSKRDIYMKQYLFRSQKHSIYTMLQNKLALSSRDSKRYINDDGVSTLAWGHYRINTPLS is encoded by the coding sequence ATGGCAAATTATTTGAAAGCGAAACCCACCATCGATGTACCACCATCTACATCATCGGCGGTGAGGTCAATTTTGCAACCTTCTGAACGTCTTCCTCAACCGCTGTTGGGTGATAATGGTTTAGAAGTTGGTCCTCAACGCCAAGCGCCACCTCCAGCAATGGCAAATTGTTCGAAAGCAAAATCCACCATCGATGTACCACCATCTACATCATCGACGTCGGCGGTAAGGTCAATTTTGCAACCTTCTAAACACCTTCCTCAACCGCTATCAGGTGATAATAGATCAAAGCTATGCGATTTGTGTGGAATTTCTTTCATGAATCATATGGCTTTGGAGTCACATCTCAGGATGAATCATACGATAGAGGTTGAGAAAGGTGTTGAGAAGATTGCAACTTGTTACAAAGATCGAGTTGCGTCTTATAAAATATCCGGAGATCGTGatggtgatgatgatgatatctcCACATATCTTGCGCGTACCCGAAATACTGTCGGAAATATTATCACATCTTACATGAACCTGAACGGCTCGGTGAAGGTGCAACTCGAGCttttatccatttttattaaaacaacaattaatgaaaatggAGATGAGACCGTTACCGCGTccgaaaagaattttaataccaaattcGAAGTAATTACACAATTCGCcgattttattgaaacttATGATGAGATGGTGGCAAGTATTAACCATCAAGCTGAAGAGTTTCAGGAGAGGGGGTCCGGTTGGGCCTTCTTCTCTATTTCATACCTTCTTCTAAACATCAACAAATTCCAACCTATACCCGGCTCGTCGTACATCCCGCTTCCTGAATCAATCGCTACCAAGAAAGCGTGCATCAACATCAAAAACTACGATGACAACGCTTGTTTAGCTTGGAGTCTCGTATCTCATCTGCGACCGGTTGAAAGTAATAGAAACTTAACATCATCGTACCCGCACTTTTCAAccgtattaaatttaaaagatataaactTTCCCGTGCATTTAAAAGACATTcctaaaattgaacaattaaataatttaagtataaatatttatgaactAGTTAAATCATCCAAAGAATACGTGGTGGAAGggccaatttattttacaaaaaatcgacGGGATACccatataaatttactttatttatatgaaaatggaCACGGACATTacgttttaattgtaaatctaTCACGTTTGATTTCTAAACAAGTATACAACCACAGTCATTCTGTACACCTTTGCGATGGTTGTTTAACACGCTTTTCCACACAAAAGTTGTTAAACGATCATCAACTGCATGATTGTAATcatattaaaaccattttaccATCGAAAAATGTGCGCTCAAGGCCAAACTTTCTAGGTTCGTATAcgcctgaaaatattttacaatttaataattataaaaatactcaAAACGTTCCCTTTGTTATATATGCGGATtttgaatcgattttaaagCCGGTAGAGTTTTGCGAACCTAGTACTTCAACATCTTTTACCGAAGCGGTAGATATACACATGCCGTATAGCTTTGCTTATTATATCGTTTCAACATCCGatgttaaatattataaattcgaAACGTATACGGGCCTCGATTGTGgtaaagtttttgtttcaaaattaatcgaggacgttaaatttatttacaacgaatatttaaaatgtattaaaccAATGCTACCTCTAACCGCTGAAGaggaattgaaatttaattcggCTTCGTTATGCCATATTTGTAAGTCACCGTTTGATGGTTTTAATCAGAATAAGGTTTACGACCATTGTCATATTACCGGCAGATGTAGAGGTGCCGCACATTCAACGTGTAACCTTAATTTCAAACTCCCTAATTTCATTCCGATATTTCTTCACAATTTTAGCGGGTATGATTCACACTTATTCGTAAAGGAATTAGCTGATATCGATTCGGAGGGTGGTATCGATGTGTTACCCAACAACAAGGAAAAATACATTAGCTTTAGTAAAAACGTTTTAGTTGATCGCGTTAAAAAACAGCACAAAGATGATTTTGAAAACGTCTACATGAAAATGCGCTTTGTAGATTCATTTAGGTTCATGGCATCCTCTCTCGATTCGCTCGCCAGCAATCTTGTGGACGATGACTTTATCcacgttaaaaaatttttcgtacGTCACGAACAgtttaaattgttaacaaGAAAGGGTATTTTTCCTTATCAGTATATTGATTCTATTGACAGATTGGGTGAAACATCATTACCCTCTAAAGATGCTTTTATGAATAAGCTGAGCTTCGATGGTATAAGTGAAGATGAATACAATCATGCGCAAACCGTTTGGCGTACATTCGGGTGTCAAAATTTACGTGAGTATTCAGATCTATATCTAAAGACCGATGTACTTTTACTTGCAGACATCTTTGAAAAGTTTCGACAGGTTTGTTTTAGTACTTATGGGTTAGACCCTGCCCATTATTATACAGCGCCAGGTTTATCTTGGGATGCTATGCTTAAGTTCACGCAGATCAAACTCGAACTTTTAACAGATATAGATCAGGtacatttcattaaaaagggaATTCGCGGGGGCATCTCGTTTTGCGGTCATCGTCACGCTAagggaaataataaatatatggcCGATGGTACTTTCAACACCGATTTAccttcaaattatttaatgtattgggaTGCAAATAACCTCTATGGATGGGCAATGTCTCAATATATGCCCGTTAATGAGTTTGTTTGGTTGGATGCGGCCCAAATTGGAAGTTTCGAATTTAGAAACGTATCCGATACCTCAGATTACGGGTATATATTGGACGTTGATATTGAATATCCGCGCGAATTACACGATTTGCATAACGACCTACCATTTCTAGCCGAAAATATATGCCCGCCAAACTCTAAAAGCGTAAGCGATAAAAGActtattccaaatttatttaataagaaaaattatgtaattcattatagaaatttaaaccATGCCGTCGCTCACGGTCTTAtagttagaaaaattaatcgtattttatcttttaaacaaTCAGCTTGGCTTAAACCTTACATCGACGTTAACACACATTTACGTCAAACTGCTAAGAATAGTTTTGAAAaggacttttttaaattaatgaataatgcGGTTTTCGGTAAAACTATGGAAAATGTAGATAAAAGGGTCGATGTGAGGTTAGTGACAAGTTGGGAAGATATAGGTAAGAGAACGGGTAGACCAAAATTAGGGGCACGTAGTCTAattgctaaattaaattttaagaatataaaaatttttacggaAACATTTTCGGCTATTCAAATGGAACATCTGCATGTGGTTTACGATAAACCCTTATATGTAGGGTTTGCAGTTTTggaaatttctaaattactcatgtaccaattttattatgattttttgaaacctAAATTTGGCTCTGAAATTCAATTGTGCTACATGGATACCGACAGCTTCACTGTGTCCATTACCACAGATGATGTGTATGCATTCgttaaagataatttagaaCGCTTCGATACGTCAAATTATCTTCCGGATAATGAGTTTAGCATCCCACTACAAAATAAAGCGGTATTGGGGTTGATGAAAGATGAAAATTCCGGTAGAATCATGTCAGAATTTATTGGTTTACGTTCTAAATTGTACGCTAATAGGGTCTGTTCCGGCCGTATCACTAAAAAGGCTAAAGGTGTAAAGAAGGCTGTGGTTAAACGCAAAATTACCTTTGAACATTATTTGGAATGTTTAACGTCAAAACGAGATATTTACATGAAACAATACTTGTTCAGAAGTCAAAAGCATAGCATATATACCATgctacaaaataaattggctCTTTCATCACGTGATTCGAAACGTTATATTAATGATGATGGGGTGAGTACATTAGCGTGGGGTCACTATCGTATCAACACTCCATTATCATAa
- the LOC139432707 gene encoding uncharacterized protein → MFSLYGNHKWLHLLDAITTQYNNSKHSTTKMKPSQINSKSVENKLLNTVYNHIKIAGKGNFNVGDVVRISKHKHVFDKGYLPNWTTELFKIVKTQITNQISYLLEDMSGQPIKGAFYEFELQRSKQPDVYLVEKVLNRRKNQVFVKWLGFDSSHNSWIPKDNIV, encoded by the coding sequence atgtttagtctTTACGGAAATCATAAATGGTTACACTTATTGGATGCTATTACAACTCAATATAATAATTCAAAGCATTCAACCACGAAAATGAAACCATctcaaataaattcgaaatctgtagaaaataaacttctcAATACGGTGtacaatcatattaaaattgccggTAAGGGAAACTTTAATGTTGGAGATGTAGTTCGCATTAGCAAGCATAAGCATGTCTTCGATAAGGGATATTTACCCAACTGGACCACtgagttatttaaaatagttaaaacacaaattacgaatcaaatttcttatttattagaagataTGAGTGGACAACCTATTAAAGGAGCTTTTTATGAATTCGAACTTCAAAGATCCAAACAACCTGATGTGtatcttgttgaaaaagtgttaaacAGAAGAAAGAATCAAGTGTTCGTTAAGTGGTTAGGATTCGATTCATCCCATAACAGTTGGATACCGAAAGACAATATCGTTTag